The window TATCCTAAAGATTAATCGTTCGTTTGGGTACCTTGCAATTTTCGGTATCTTATATGCatagtatttattaaaaaaaaaaaattggtaactTTTATGTTGACAAAAGTTAAAAGCtagaattatttatataaaaaagttaaaaattaattttttttgcaaaaaaaatgaaattgctttttatctttttccacACACTCTCAAAGTCCACATTGCTCGACACCAACCCATTTCAAACCATCTTCCACCCCTTCCACTTGCAAGATGCAAAAAAACACCCCCACAGAATCCATTGTCCTCTTCAACACTATTCTATCGCTAACTAGGACATATCCAATTTCACAATATGCCGAAGTGGTTGACAGTAAGTGATGGAAAAATAATAGTGATGAGTCTATGTAAAATCGACTTTTTACCGTTCACAATCGACTATTTACCACTCACATATATATCGAGCTTATGTAACATCCTTGTCACAAGGGAGTAGATCCCATAACCATGAGACCCATCCCTAGGTGAGAGGAGTGTTACATATGCCTCATGCACAAAATATCTTCTCTTGAAAttggtgtgtgtttggcaatcgattaaaaactagtttttttgcTAATTATCTATTATTTGAGGGTTTTACACTATTTtttgtcttatttttatttcaaataatataactttaagcattttggaagtttttattttttgtttttgggttcacATTATGAAAATAAGCTACTAGATTAACCCATCCCTGGGTGAGAGGAGTGTTACATATGCCTTATGCACAAAATACCTTCTCTTGAAATTGGCACGCATTAGACAACCAATTAAAAACTAGCTTTTTGCTTAAATTATCTACTATTTGGGGGTcttacactattttttttttgtcttagcttgatttcaaataatctaacttttaAGCATTTTGAAAACTAGGGTGCTAAATGGCTATGCTTGCAAACTTGGGTGTGACATGAACTAGAAGTTAGAATTCTAGTAAGAAAGAAACTACTTTCTAACAAAGTGAATGTTAAAGATCAATCTAATGCCCACCACTTCTACCATTCTAAGTTGCAGCTCTAAATCATGTATTTATGATTATATTTCGTTAGAGTTTTAGTAGGTAAGAATTTTTGGACCCTTTTGGTGGTGAAAACGGGGTATTTATAAAACAATTAGTGTTCTAGGATTAGGTGAGACGTTTGGGCAGCTAGTTGATTATGATGGTTGCCCTAGCCTCTCACCAAAATGGAAATGGACTGATTTGAGACTTCTATCTAGAAGATGCGTATGCATCACATAGCCAGTGTACGAACCTTTTGTAAACCTCAGGCAAATTTAGTCAGAAATGGGTTTTTAGGCTTAGTTCTTGGGTCACATTTAGGTTTGGGCTTGGTTATGTTAGGCCACCTTTGGGTTTATTGGCTCATTGGGTTCCATACATGATGCTAATCATTTTGGAAGCAAACTGATTTCTTGTTATTGGGACCGGGGACCTCGAATATAAGTCAAAACAAAATGAGGTATCTACATATGTAATACgtagaaaagtttttatataaagatgatatatatatatatatatatatatatatataggacaaagtttagttacaaaattagttatagttTAAGGCTACAAacttattcaatatctttttattggaggtgaattttgacaaatccactattggattacatcttcctcttatattctccatgtctgcaaaatttctagaaaattaaagatcaataacaatgtcatcaataaattgtttaaattgcaagtttttatagtttaaaattatgcataaaatataaacttatagattatataataaataatatatgattgacacaaaatttgacatgtgtattgaaagtataaagaacatgcaattcaacggttatattttcaaaatatgtagtaatgtttattttattgagtaagattgaAACTTTagattacaaccaattttgtacctaaactttgtttatatatatatatatatatatatatatattctaccaATAAATCAAAATGTAATTTAAGAGAAATATTCATTCCTTAAAAATAGTTATTTATAACATCTTGTGcattattagaaaaaaagtatgttagaaattgaaaatattctttcaagttttaaacaaactttttaaaaccaattttttttttcctcccaacaatccaaaacaccaaaaatatatttaaaaaattaataaaactcaacAAGACTACAATTCCAAACCAAAATGTAAAAAAGTTTACTTAAACATCTTTTACGTGATATTAAGATTGAAgttaccaataaaaatttaaaatagaaaaagtggtAGCTGGAATAAGAGACGATAAGAaagaattgggaaaaaaaatcacttcTATTATTGACGATCTATGTGGATTCATCATTCatggatgagagagagaagagatagagtgagatttttttttttttttagaatagagTGAGAGAGttaggtagagagagagagagagagagagagagagagagagagaagggaaagatagtgtttggagcatgtttaaatttttttactgtttaGAGAGTGAATagttacttttactttttaactactcacttttttaaatacactttccaaTAGACTCTCTATcatttctttattcatttaaatattactattattttaatctcCCTCTATCCCATTTAAATATTATCTTTCTATACCTTTTTTTAGGTAatttattcattaatttatcaacaaaaattatcattacacgtaatttaaaaaaaaaatcaaattaaaagggtaatttcaattaattgagTTTCGAGTATACTAGCCTTAGAGCACGTGCTCACGTGTGTACTCagaggttctttttttttttgggtaaaggttaataatttgcatcaattataatttgagattactatattttccaattacaaaaaaaaaaaaaaaaaaactaggagtGTGATGAACAAATTATTTCACCAACAAACGCATAATACTTTCATCACACTcctagatttttccttttttgtgattggaaattATAGTAATcacaaattataattgatgcaaattattaacttttacaaaaaaaatagaagagcatTTGAGCACGCGCGATTGCGTGCACTAATGCTAATTTTtctatcttatttaaatattctttctttattattattttaattaccaTCTATCCTATTTAAATATTATCTCTCTATACCTTTCTTTAGGTAATTTATTCATTAGTTTATCAGCAAAAATTATCATTACAAGTTggttttgtttccatcactcaattctctgatttttaagttatgagttatggaaactgaaaacacagtttccataactctgttttcaataacatttttgtaattaaaattacaTATGGATCTCACAGTCGGACTTTTTACTCTCTCCAATAGActttatcttcctttttttttttttttttttttttttttttttggggtctttCACGGGTATGGGACACACCTCTCTCTATTCTCCTCCTccacctcttcttcttcttcttcttcttcttttcttttcttttttaccttttgggtttggtttttttttttttttttctccttttctttttttattcttttcttttcacggtgggtttttttttttttcactgggtttccattcttttcttcttttctttccttttagaGACTCTGTCGGAGAAAAAACACTCTCCAAAGTAAAGATGATTTTGGATTGCGATGACGGTGCAGTGCTCGATAAATGTATTGAATTACTATTCATATGTTATTTGTTGAATGCACGTATTGAGCATAATGAATGGGGTATGATGGGTaattagttatatttttaccaaaataaGAAAGATACTTAGTTTGACTAGCTTAAAATTAATGCTCAACGACATCACGATTAAGTTAGTGGCTTTGTTCACAAAAAGAATACGAAAAGTTGTTGTGCCACGTAAAGTGATAAAATAATGGTTCCAACTCGTCCATGTAACAAATAATAGTTAATAAAGAAGTGACAGTGACTCCATATAAAAACACCCTTTCACGTGGCCAATGTCGTGCCACTTGAATGCGGCACCAAAATTACTCACTCAAAGAATAATTATTAGATATCACATGTGAACAGTGGTGGACCCCACAGGCAACATAAGGTATCATCTCCTCCCTGCAAAGTCAATCACGGTTTtccataaagtttttttttttttttgctgtttgCTTGATTGACGGGTGTTAGTCTtatcttaaaaacaaaaaattgattaatatcTTAATATAGTGGTAAataactattataaaaaataaacacttaattaattattacaaattaattgatatcttaatataataataaaaaattattatcgaGCGGTGAATGAGTGAGTGATTAACGCATTTGGAATCCAACtcaacttttatattttttttattattattttattattctttctGCTAGTGCTGCGCAAAGAACAATCCAGCCTCTTCGAGTTATATTACATTACTACTCAATTCTGTGATATCTGTAGACAGTATTCACAAGCACATCTGTAATCTGTTGAGGAGTAATCTCCAGAGAAAGAGAAATGGCCGAGGCAGTTGTCTCCAGCGTTGTAGAAGCACTCATTTCAAACTTGACTTCCGGTCCTATCCAGCAGTTTAGAGGGTATATGAATGTGGAAGAGGAACTTGGGAGGCTCCAGCAGGCTGTTTCCAGAATCCAACCTGTTCTTTTGGATGCAGAGGAGAGGTACACTCAGAGCTATGAGGTCAAAATTTGGCTTGGAAAGCTTAAAGATGCATTTGATGATGCTGATGACTTAGTGGATGATTTCTCCACTGAGGCTCTGCGGCGAGAACTGATGCACCGGGGTAGAAGCTTAAAACTGGTACGTATCTTCTTATCCAAGCTTGCATATGGTTCAAAAAGGCTGCCTAAGTTTAAAGCAGTTAATAAGAGAATAGAGAAAATTGCGTCCGAAGGTGATAGATTCCAGTTTAATAACCGGCGTCCTGAGATGAAGGAGAGAAGAGTGACTCTATCTTCTCCTTCGTCACGCGAGGTAGAGATTATTgggagagagaaggaaaagagTGCAATTGTAGATGATCTAGTGAAAGTGGATAATATCCGTGACAAAGCAAATGTCTCAGTGATTTCAATAGTTGGGAGTGCAGGTGTGGGAAAGACTGCACTAGCTCAATTTGCATACCATCATGAGACTGTGAGAAAACATTTCGAGCTACGATTATGGGTGTGTGTCACTGACTCCTTTGATTTGAAAACTATTGTTGAAGAGATTGTGGAATCAGCAGCCGCAGCCGGGGACGGGGAGAGACTGGAAAATCTCGGGTTGAGTTCGTTGTTGGTGCGCGTTCGAATAATGATTGATGGGAAGCGGTTTTTACTTGTACTGGATGATGTATGGAATGAAGATGATGAAAAATGGTCCAGCTTGAAAAAACTGTTAATGTGTGGCGCGAGGGGAAGTAAGATTGTGACTACTACACGTAGTAATGTGGTTGCAGACATTATGCGCACGGTTCCAATGTTTGTTTTGGAACCTCTGTCGTTCAATGATTCACTGGCTTTATTTAAGAAGATGGCATTTGGAGACGGAGAGGAGCGAACgagtgaagctcttgaatccaTTGGGCAGGAGATTGTACAGAAATATGCTGGTGTTCCTCTTGCCATAAGGACTATAGGGAGTCTGTTATACTTCAAAAATTTAGAAGGGGATTGGTTGAAATTCCAGCAGGATGAACTtccaaaaattttacaacaagAAAATGATATTTCTGCAATACTTAAGTTGAGTTACGATCATCTCCCGTCGCATTTGAAACAATGTTTTGCTTACTGTAGATTGTTTCCTAAAGATTATGAAATTGATGTACAAAAACTGATTAAACTTTGGATGGGGCAAGGGTTTCTCATTTCATCAAACAAAGATCAATCTCTAGAAGATGTTGGTTATATGTATTTTATGGATCTATTCCAGAGGTCCTTTTTCCAAGAGGTAGAAAAAGATGAATGGGGCATTGTAAGAAGTTGcaaaatgccaaaaatcttGCATGATCATGCAATTTTAGTGGCAGGGGTTGTGAGCTGTGCGTCAAATCCAAATGGGGACAATTTAAATGATAGAGTCCGTCATGTGTCATTCGATTTTAATTTGGATTCATCACAGCAATTTGTGAGACGCTTGCTTAAAGCCAAGAGAATACAGACATTTCTATTGCCTAGTCAATCATGGCTTCGAAACGAAGAAAAGTTCAGCAAGTTCACTTGTAGAGCAATTTTTTCAGGATGCAAGTGTTTACGTGTGTTGGATTTACATGATTCAGGGATCAAGGAGGTTCCAAGTAGCCTCTGTAAGTTGAAGCATTTAAGATATCTCGATCTCTCTAATAATGGAATCAAAAAGCTTCCAAGTTCCATAACCAGCCTGCTGAATTTGCAAACATTGAAACTTTCGAATTGTGATGTGCTTAAAGAATTGCCAATGGACATTAAAAATTTAGTCAGGCTTCGGCATCTTGAGATTGATGGCTGTGATAAATTGGCTCAAATGCCATGTGGACTGGGACAATTGACTTCTCTTCAGACATTATCTTTATTTGTATTAAGGAGTCAGTCTGTCTACAGACAGAGTGGCAAGCTAAGTGAACTGAAGAGGCTAAACAACTTGAGCAGAGGGCTTGAGATTTTACATCTAGAACAGTTGTCAGATGCTTCAACAGAAACTAAGAATGCAAATTTGAAGGAGAAACAAAGTCTTCGAGCCTTGACTCTAAGATGGTATCGACAAGATGATGCTGATGTTGATGTGGAGAGTGACGAGAAGTCATTGGAAGGCCTCCAGCCACATCGAAATCTGAAAACGTTGTGGGTGATAGGGTATGGGGGTATGAAGTTTCCAAGTTGGCTATCTTCTCTCGTATATCTTGTTAAATTTACTCTCTGCAATTGTCTCAAGTTCCAGCATCTACCGCCATTAGATCAACTCTCTTTTCTCAAGAGTCTTAAACTTCAAAGGTTGCATGCCCTGGAGTACATAACAGGCAGTGGTGGAAAAGACAAGTTCTCTTCTTCAGCAGTATCAATAACATTCTTCCCATCCTTAAAGGAACTTGTACTTTGGGATTGTCCCAATCTGAAGGGATGGTGGAGGGATGTTCCAGTTGGTGATGATAAGAGTGCTGTTAGAACAACACAATCATCAATGACAGATCATCAACAACAGTATCTATTGCTGCCTTCATTTCCCTGTCTTTCAAAATTAGAAATCCAGTTTTGTCCAATGCTGAATTCCATTCCCTTCTATCCACATCTTGATGAACAGCTGGTCCTGAGTAATGCCAAGCTGACACTTTTGCAACAGACAATGTGGTATATGGCAGCATCACAAGGCCCAACAACTGTAGATATGTCAGTTCATTCTTCTACTCTGCCCTCTTCCTCCTTGGGCCCTCTTTCCAAATTAAATTCTTTGACTTTAACTGGCATTAAGGAGCTAGAGTGTTTGCAAGATGAATGGCTGCAAAACCTCACTTCTCTTGAGCGTCTCAGCATTTCAGGGTGCCCAAGACTAATGTTCTTATCACAAGGTATTCAGTATCTCACCTCCCTTAAGTTTATGGACATTAGGGACTGCGAGGAGCTTGATCTTTCCAGCGATGAAGGTGATGGCCAGCGATGGAAAGGACTGAGGAACCTCTGTTCCCTCACTATTTGGGGAATCCCAAAGTTGAAGACTCTCCCGAATGGGCTGCAATATGTTATGCCTCTTGAAAAGCTCCGGATCCTAAATTGTCCAAATTTAATAGCTCTAGAAGACTGGATCAGCAGTTTCACATCTCTTAATAGGCTTGTTATTTCTAAATGCCGCAAATTGGCTTTGCTGCCTCATGGAATGAGTAGCCTTAAGTCTTTACGTAGACTGGTGATTGATGATTGTCCCATGTTATTGCGAAGATGCCAGGGGGAAACTGGTGAGGATTTGCACAAGATTAAACACATCCCAGAAATTTCTGAAAGGCTGACTTCTCGGGACTTTGATTAATCTCTTGTTTCATGCTTCATTCAGCTTGTTTAGGTATGTAAAATTCCTTCCTAATCTCATAGGCATTCAACAATTGAAAATGTTGTTTTTATGTTAACACCCTGCTCcctgtttcattttttttttctttccttggaGGCTTTTGATATTTAAGCAAATTTCTCAGTTATTTTTAGCTCATATGCAGAACCAAATACTGCTGATAGAGAGTTGGGGTTCATTAGACATCTTTGGCAGATGAAATAAGAACAGCTGTAAGGAtcatttgtttctttattttaaaaaatcttgtagTACCCAAACTGAAATGACCAGATGATGTATTTgcttgcttttttttattttttattttttattttaattaatttttttttaaaaaaatccttaaaacaGTGTACAAAATGGAACATGGTGGAGGATGCGGATCAAGATAGATTGAAGGTACAAGCCCCTTTATTTGTATTGGGTACCCATTttttagtccttttttttttgatacaaagCTGTGAAATACAACCAACCAgacaaaacaaatttgaaatacaACAGAGATGACAGAACGAAACTAGCACAAACAATCAGATACATGCCAACGGGGGCTTGGCTGAGTGGGTAAGGCTCGAGCGCTTCGTGCATCACACCTAGGTTCGAGTCCCGCTGCCCACAGGAGTCTGTTGGTGGGCATCCTTAGTGGGGTTAAAATCCCGCACAAGCTGTAATTCCGTTGGTTTGCCTGGCGCTCTGCCCGGGGTGTAATATAACCATAAATCccctcatttttttcttttttttaccaaaaaaaaaaaaaaaaaatcagatacaCCCTGCCCGAGTCAACTTAATTGTATATAAGCTTCAACATGCCATTACGTCTACGGGAACATATAAATTCACAATAAGGTTTTCAGTATTGTCAGAATTAATTATCAAAGCCTTTTTTTAATAGCATTTTAGTCGCTAATCCATGTAATGCACGGAAAACCTTATTTCTACtttgaatttattaaattttattagaaagaaaaatatatttactaAACTATGTACTTGATATTTGGTCCATCGTTCCTCATTGCTTAATGTGGTGTTTTTGGAGGTAGAGAAATAGtatgttttgaagatattgagagaTCTATTCCGGACCTCAAGCtattcttttttagaactttagtggattggttgtttgctttgcaaaaacaatcattccattcttttattgatttcctagaTTCTTGCAATTTCTGTATTTGATTTCTTGACTCCTTATAGACTCCTTATGTATTAGGGTGTtcctttttgatatcaataaaacttattacttatataaaaaaaaaactatgcacTTGATATCATATCATTCTGATTATAAATTTATGTAGAGGATCAACATCAATGATTAGGaattcactttatttttttaataggtttaTATCTAGGAATTCACAGCTTTCATCAATCTCAAGATCCAATAACAacatgaaacataaaaaaaaaattatagaaattcaTAAATATGTTCACCAAATGTACAGATTGCTTTTAAAATAGGGGGAAAAACCCATACTCATTACATGCATAGATtagaacatatataaaaaataactgaagaaaattcaaatttctttctggaattttatcaaacacttttaATGGTGATGAGGTTGGACTCTCTTCACGTGTGTGGGGCCCTAAAAGTGCCAGTTATTATAGCAGAGTCTGGGATGATTTTAAACGTCCCTCCTTGGATCATGGTAACATAAACCACCTACATTATCTAAAGTCAAATATGAAATTCAACTCCAAATTGTAGACTTAACTTGTAAACTAAACGACTGAATTCATTTAATAGGAGTACTTAGactttgaaattattattaattaatactcAAGAATGTAAAAAGGGTCTATCTCCCTTGACACAATATTTTGCAAGCTAACTACTTGAACTTTGAAAATCATGGTTCTCCCACTCTCCTTCATCTCTAGATCAAATTTGATGTAAAATTCCACCTCCTTTATGGTGCCTTGGAACCAAAACAACACAATTGCTGAATGTATATTTGAAGGCACACTACAGACTACAGTATATAAAAgccactctctctttttttctctttttgcagCAATTAGTATGTAAAAAGCTACTCAAACAGTCAAACATATCATTACCAGGgaatagactttttttttgataagcattACCAGGGAATAGACATAGCATAAAATTGGGTGAGGAAGATGAAATCAACCAAGCTTTCACTGTTATTGGCAATATCATGGATTACTTACCTTCACACTCACTCTGGGTGATCAGTGTTGTTCAGCTAATGCTTATATAGTTGTGTCAGCGACTCAGCACCAGATAGTAGAGTGGTCTTTTATTGGGAGCAACATTATGGGCAGGAAACATACAAAAGCTATGGTCGTTACTTGGGTAGTTCAGATGAGGGATAGCCTATTAACAAAATCGTATGGTAAGGGCTGTGAGCTGTGGCTTCACTGGCTTGTGAGTAAGGTTCAATTTGCAAGGGCGGCCAAGTATTCAGGTTTTATGCTTGTGACCGTGTGGGTCTCAGGTTTTTCAGAAACAAAGCCATGAAATCATGTAGTCGGGTTTTCAAAGGTGAATCGTGTGGTTTTTACTCAGCAaattaaatagttttaaaaattaatatgaggTGTAAAATTATGGAGCTCCAAAGCTAAGGTGGCACTCTCTCAAGAGGTTAACAAATAGTCAAAAACTTCGGTtatatagtatttattattatagataaactagttattatttttttgtcttgcaTTATACAAATAAGCTACTAAAGATAAGCAATTCACAAACAGCAGAATTCCTGTATTAACGGCATTAAAGGGCTACCAAACCCAATCGACCAATAAAAAGACTACCCCACAAACTCCGGACCAACTGAGAGTCAATACTGTCTACCTCAGTTTCCTGTAAGCAGATGGCAGACCACATCGCAATTCCGGACCCACAACAAAATTCTTCACCAATCTTTTCTGTGGGTTATTTAAACACCTCTTTATAGTTCACAGTTTAAACTAAATTTGTTACTTCTCTAACACTCTTCATATGCTTGTGTTTCCTCTTTTATACTCACAGATTTCCACAAAACTTCCTTCTCCATAAGAGCTTAAAGAATGGTGGTTTCGAGTTACTCCTCCAAAGAGTCAACATTCCACTTCAAACCTTTCTGgcccatatattatgtaagtGAAACAGATGAATTTGATTAAGAATTTGAATAGGAAAGTGATTATGCTTATTAAATTccattttttatatagaaatgTCACACTTGTTTGATACATACATGGCTTTAACTTAAACAAATAGCATTAAAGCGATAGCATAACTGTGTTAGCCAAGAAGTTCAATGGCGTGAATTATTATCAAGTTAAGATCATTTGTAATGATGTGGAGGTTCTTggttcatctaatcctttttcAGCAGATTATAGAAAACCTCTGGCTTTCTGTAGTCTGGCTTGCAGATGGCCTGCATTGAAATTAGCCCTTACATGTTAGTCATCAAATGACAAATACATTGTAGATAATGCCACATACTCAACAATTTAGTttgacaagtttttattgatACCCATTTAGGACTATTactgatatcatttttttacctACCGATAATAACTTGCCACCTTAgcaattgttaatttttttgtgcCTCTAGATTTATTGTTAGTTATTAGGGTAGTGTTTGTTACACATACCCTATTTCAAACAAATTGAAATTGTGACTTGAAGTCACAATATTagtttaaaatgttttaaactGAAatcttcatttaattttttttaaaatttatttatcctTATTTGTTAGGAGACTGGTGCAGCAAAGTTATGATAGTGTTTCACTTTATCATGTTTTTCCTTCACAAAGAAAATCATTATCACGTATGCTATTATGGAAGTATGTCAaggaaaatattgagaaaaacaCATCACAGAACGTTATCCGATTACTAAGAAGGTTTAGTAAAATACTAAGATATGAATATTTTCAGCAATTGAGTGATTCAGTACttcaaaaacaaatcaagaGTTTCACAATCTACCTGCATTGCAGATGCTATGTGAATTAATGTTGGTTCGGACCATGGCTGCCCAATAAACTGAAGGCCAATTGGCAAACCCAATTTGTCATATCCAACCTATCAAGTGCAGTTTAGGTTAACAAAGAAGTATTAgcattccataaaaaaaaagagtaaaagacAGGAAAGGATGATAAGATCATACTGGAACAGTCACTGCAGGCAATCCTAGAAAATTTCCTGCTATTGAATACCGAACTAGGGCAGCTGAAATAGCAGCAAACTTGTCAAGTTTCATTTCACTATTTTGTCCTTGCTGAAACAGAAATTTTAGAAACTAATTTATTAGGCGTTTCAAACCTCCATTTATGTAGTCCAGTTCACCAGTTTCTGAGGCATCATCCTGTATTGGGTATGCGGTTACACTGTCGCATAGATCACGGAGAGAAATCATTAGATATTAGTATTACTGAAGGAACAGTGAGGATAAGTAAGCTACaaagtggctttttttttttctttgaaatatcATTTCAGTCATGTTTcctaaaatggaaaaattttaGCTCAAAATGAATTAAGTTGTTGCTTAAAATTTATTAGAGCAGCAAAAGATACCCTGTTGTTGGTG of the Quercus robur chromosome 10, dhQueRobu3.1, whole genome shotgun sequence genome contains:
- the LOC126703272 gene encoding disease resistance protein RGA2-like, whose protein sequence is MAEAVVSSVVEALISNLTSGPIQQFRGYMNVEEELGRLQQAVSRIQPVLLDAEERYTQSYEVKIWLGKLKDAFDDADDLVDDFSTEALRRELMHRGRSLKLVRIFLSKLAYGSKRLPKFKAVNKRIEKIASEGDRFQFNNRRPEMKERRVTLSSPSSREVEIIGREKEKSAIVDDLVKVDNIRDKANVSVISIVGSAGVGKTALAQFAYHHETVRKHFELRLWVCVTDSFDLKTIVEEIVESAAAAGDGERLENLGLSSLLVRVRIMIDGKRFLLVLDDVWNEDDEKWSSLKKLLMCGARGSKIVTTTRSNVVADIMRTVPMFVLEPLSFNDSLALFKKMAFGDGEERTSEALESIGQEIVQKYAGVPLAIRTIGSLLYFKNLEGDWLKFQQDELPKILQQENDISAILKLSYDHLPSHLKQCFAYCRLFPKDYEIDVQKLIKLWMGQGFLISSNKDQSLEDVGYMYFMDLFQRSFFQEVEKDEWGIVRSCKMPKILHDHAILVAGVVSCASNPNGDNLNDRVRHVSFDFNLDSSQQFVRRLLKAKRIQTFLLPSQSWLRNEEKFSKFTCRAIFSGCKCLRVLDLHDSGIKEVPSSLCKLKHLRYLDLSNNGIKKLPSSITSLLNLQTLKLSNCDVLKELPMDIKNLVRLRHLEIDGCDKLAQMPCGLGQLTSLQTLSLFVLRSQSVYRQSGKLSELKRLNNLSRGLEILHLEQLSDASTETKNANLKEKQSLRALTLRWYRQDDADVDVESDEKSLEGLQPHRNLKTLWVIGYGGMKFPSWLSSLVYLVKFTLCNCLKFQHLPPLDQLSFLKSLKLQRLHALEYITGSGGKDKFSSSAVSITFFPSLKELVLWDCPNLKGWWRDVPVGDDKSAVRTTQSSMTDHQQQYLLLPSFPCLSKLEIQFCPMLNSIPFYPHLDEQLVLSNAKLTLLQQTMWYMAASQGPTTVDMSVHSSTLPSSSLGPLSKLNSLTLTGIKELECLQDEWLQNLTSLERLSISGCPRLMFLSQGIQYLTSLKFMDIRDCEELDLSSDEGDGQRWKGLRNLCSLTIWGIPKLKTLPNGLQYVMPLEKLRILNCPNLIALEDWISSFTSLNRLVISKCRKLALLPHGMSSLKSLRRLVIDDCPMLLRRCQGETGEDLHKIKHIPEISERLTSRDFD